DNA from bacterium:
AGTTTATGGGGATAACAGCAAAGGTCTTTCCGTAAAAATAGATAAAAAAATTCTTGTTCATTTTTTACACGCAATAGGCGAAGGCAATGTGCTGACAAATTTAAAAATTAAAGGTGAAAAAGGAATATCCGAACAGCTTGTTATTATAAAAGATACACAACTTGATCCTGTTAACGAAGATATTCTCCATTTGGATTTCCAGCGTGTTTCTTTGACAAAGAAAATAATTTCCGAAGTTCGTATTATATTAAAAGGCGAGTCTGAAGGAGTTAAAGCGGGCGGTATGTTAGACCATGCACTGCGAACAGTGCAAGTCGAATGTTTACCTGCGGATATGCCGGAACGTATAGAGATAGATATTTCTACTTTTAAAATTCATGATGGTATACATGTTAAAGACTTGCCTGTATCCTCAGGTGTGGAGATGATTACCGATATGGAAAGAAATGTTCTTTCTATTCTTCCTCCAAGAAAGATAGAAGTTGACGAGGAAACAATAAAGACAGATGAAGAGCCGGAAGTAATAGGCGAAAAGGGTAAGGTAGAAGCCGAAACCGTGGAAGAAGCAAAGAAGGAAGAAGCCGGAACCGCAGAAGAAGCAAAGAAGGAAGAAGCAGGA
Protein-coding regions in this window:
- a CDS encoding 50S ribosomal protein L25 translates to MKKVDLDVQERKETGKGKVGRLRKAGFVPAIVYGDNSKGLSVKIDKKILVHFLHAIGEGNVLTNLKIKGEKGISEQLVIIKDTQLDPVNEDILHLDFQRVSLTKKIISEVRIILKGESEGVKAGGMLDHALRTVQVECLPADMPERIEIDISTFKIHDGIHVKDLPVSSGVEMITDMERNVLSILPPRKIEVDEETIKTDEEPEVIGEKGKVEAETVEEAKKEEAGTAEEAKKEEAGKEEEKKGK